GGTTGTCCGCGCCGTCGAGGTGAGCCTGATAACACTCGTTGACGCCCTCCCAACTCAGGAACGGCAGCGCCCGGATGAGCTCCTCGTGTTCATCGATCGTCTCGCGGACGAACCCCTGCGAGCGGATGAGTTCGGAGTGGTTCGTCCACGGGCCGGCCGTCCAGTGGGGTTCGTCGATCGGTTCCGGGAAGTGGCGGCGCTTGAACGCCGTCGCGATCCGCCCGGCCTGCTGGATCGCGGGGGGGTACGACAGCGGGACGTTCGTGCTCCCGTGAGGGATCGCCGCGAGGTCGGGATCGAGGTACTCGATGGCCTCGCCGATGAGGTTGCCCCGGAGGAGGTACGACGTGGGCGTCGAGAGGAACAGGTCGACGAGGCGGTTGTCCAGAAAGAGCGTGCCCGAGGGCATCGTCTGGAGCGTCCCGTAGTAGAAGAACTGCGAGGTCCCGTTGGTCAGCGGGCACCGGCTACAGACGGTCGCCTCCTGCAGGGAGCCGTAGGCGATGCCGTGGTCGACGATCCCCTCGCCCTCCCGGGAGACGTTCGCGGCGTACACGTCGTACATGTCCCGCGAGAGCGCATCGCGGATGTACGGCGGAGCCTCCGAGACGCGTCCGGAGACGTACTCCTCGACGCTTTCGACATCCTCCTCGACCGGGAGGGGGAACGACCCCAGCCCGCCGAGGTCGATCGTCCGCGTCGGAACGTGGTTGCCCTTGAACAGCATGTCGCCGTAGTGGCCGGTAAAGAGGTACTCGACGTCCTCGCGGAGGGTCCCCTCGAACCCGGCGGCGTGGATCTGGTTGAAGTAGCCGACGAAGTTCCCGGCCCGCGGCGTCTTTCGCAGGGTGTTGGCCTGGTACTCCCGGCCACGCTGTAGCAACGTGATCGGGACGTCGGCCGCCGTGGCCACCCGGCGGGCGATCCGCGCCTCCGGGTTGACCCAGTCGGCGAGGTGATAGCAGCGGACGTCCCGGTCGGCCGCCATGAGCGCCGCCAGCGTGAGCCGCGAGTCGCTGCCCCCGCTGAGGAGCAGTCCGTACTCCGTGTCGGGGTCGGTTCGCTCCTCGACCGCCCGCGTAAGCGTCTCCGCGATCCGCCGGACGAAGTACTCCCGTGGCTCGTCCACCGGGTCGTAGCTGGGCGTCCAGTACCGCTCGGTCTCGACCGTCGTTTCGTCGAGCGAGACGGTCGTGATCGACCCCGGCTGGAGGCGCTCGACGCCGTCGAGCGGCGTCTTCACCCCGAACGCCCGCTGGAGGGAGAAGTACTCCGCGAGGTACTCGACGTCGAAGCCCGTCTCGACGGCCGGGTGAAGCGGCAGGGACTGGACGTTCGTCGAAAAGACGATGCCCCCGTCGGTCCGGTAGCAGTGAACCGCCCGGCTCCCGAGGCGGTCGGTGAACAGCGAGACCCGTCTCTCGGAGGGGTCGTAGACGGCGCCGACGAAGTTCCCGTTGAGGCCGGCGACGAACTCGAGACCGTACTCCTCGTACAGCGACGCACAGTAGGCCGCGGGAGGGCCGGTCGGGAGCGAGTACCCGTCGGGGCCGTCGAACCCCCAGACCGAGCCCCACAGCCAGACGGCCACGTCCTCGCCCGTCCAGACCGGTTGTGGCTCGTCGGAGTGCGTGGCGATGCCGACCGTCACGTCCCCGTCCGTATACTCGCCCGTCGTCTCCAGCCCGTTCCACTCCAGATCCGCCGTCAGACGTTCCCTCTGGTCCGTTCGCACCGGCTCAGTACCTATCGCTCCCCAGATCCCAACCATAGTTCTCTCAGACAGTCCTTCGGATTGAATGTTGGTATGTCTCCGTTTCGATGTATGGTTCTCCCGAGCGGTACTGACGGGCGAAACCCTCCCGCCCCCAACGGTCGGGCCGCCGGCCCGTGGCACGTCGAGACGTGCCGGAACACACGATTTAACCGTCTCCCGCTCGTACTTCGCCTGTGAGTGAAGAAAGCGGGCGCCGGAACCTCCGGATGCCCAACGACGACGAGATGTTCGCCGTCGTCACCGACATGCTCGGTGGCGGACGCGTCAGACTCCAGTGTAACGACGGCAAAGAGCGCATGGGCCGCATCCCCGGCCGGATGCGTTTTCGAACCTGGATCAACGAGGGCGACGTCGTCCTGATCGAACCGTGGGACTGGCAGGACGAGAAGGCCGACATCGAGTGGCGCTACAAGGGCCAGGACGCGGATCAACTGCGCCGCGAAGGCCACATCGACTGATCCCCTTTCGAGGACGACGAGCCCGAGCCGACAGCGATGCGTCCACCGTTGACGTCCCCCGTCGCCGTATGGGCATATCATGCCCCAGAGTTTTCCGACTGCCCGGCCTCCACTGGATATGGACGAGATGGACGTCCCCGACCCGGAACTCGGCACCGCGACGATCGTCTTCGAGACGCCCGACGGCGAGGTCGACCAGATCACGGTCGAGAACGAGTACATCGTCTACTTCCAGGACCACTGGCAGGTCAAAGCCGGCGAGGACGACGAGGGCAACGACGTCGTCCGCCGGATCCCCCGCGACCGGGTGTACTACGTCGAACGTTCGGTCGAGGAGTTCCAGGACCGGATCGACGCGCTTCTCGACCGGGCGAAAGACCGGTTCGACCTCGAGAACCTCTCCCTCGGGTAGGTGAATCCGTCATCGAGTAGCACGTCAAGGGACGGTACGGGTACCACGCGGCCGTATTCGCCGGTACGTCGCGCCCACCGATCGATCATGCAGCGCCGCACCGCGCTCCGCTCGGGACTGACCCTCGTCTGTGGAGCGTCGCTTTCGGGCTGTCTCGGCGCCCTTGAGTCCGACTCGGCCTGGCGCGACCTCGTCGTCGACCGTCCGGAGGAGGTCTACGTCCCCCCGGAGATCCACGGGATGGCGACGTGGACGAGCGTGAACGCCGACGGGTACGACCTCACGCTCCTCGCGAGCCGTCCACACGGCTTCTGGACGGTCACCGGCACCGAGACCAACCAGGTCGCGATGCGCGAGGCCCACTCGGTCCACCTGATGGCCGCCGTCCGGGAGCCGACGTCCGGACGATACCTGCCCGCGGAGGTGCGCGTCTCGATCCCCCGCGACGGCGAGTCGCTCGACCGGACGCTCTGGCCGATGCTCTCCCAGCGAATGGGGCCACACCACGGCGACAACGTCGCCCTTCCCGGCCCCGGAACCCACGCGGCGACCGTCCGGGTCCTCCCGTCGGGGGTCCGCCACCGCGACCCCTCGACCCGGTTCGATCCCGGCGTCCACGACGTCGAGTTCGAGTACGACCCGGCGGCGATCGAGGCGCTCGAGCGGACGGTCCTCGACGAGGACCGGCGGGGCGAACCCGGGGCCGTCGAACCGATGGGTCACGGACGGGGCGAGCACGCCGGAGGCGGTGGCCACGGCGAGGGTCACCCGGCGGTCCCGACCGCACCGCCCGCAGAGGCGTTTCCCTCCCGTCTCGGGACCGGTCACGTCTGCGGCTGTCGGGTCGTGGTGGCGCTCGACG
The DNA window shown above is from Halalkalicoccus sp. NIPERK01 and carries:
- a CDS encoding asparagine synthase-related protein; this translates as MVGIWGAIGTEPVRTDQRERLTADLEWNGLETTGEYTDGDVTVGIATHSDEPQPVWTGEDVAVWLWGSVWGFDGPDGYSLPTGPPAAYCASLYEEYGLEFVAGLNGNFVGAVYDPSERRVSLFTDRLGSRAVHCYRTDGGIVFSTNVQSLPLHPAVETGFDVEYLAEYFSLQRAFGVKTPLDGVERLQPGSITTVSLDETTVETERYWTPSYDPVDEPREYFVRRIAETLTRAVEERTDPDTEYGLLLSGGSDSRLTLAALMAADRDVRCYHLADWVNPEARIARRVATAADVPITLLQRGREYQANTLRKTPRAGNFVGYFNQIHAAGFEGTLREDVEYLFTGHYGDMLFKGNHVPTRTIDLGGLGSFPLPVEEDVESVEEYVSGRVSEAPPYIRDALSRDMYDVYAANVSREGEGIVDHGIAYGSLQEATVCSRCPLTNGTSQFFYYGTLQTMPSGTLFLDNRLVDLFLSTPTSYLLRGNLIGEAIEYLDPDLAAIPHGSTNVPLSYPPAIQQAGRIATAFKRRHFPEPIDEPHWTAGPWTNHSELIRSQGFVRETIDEHEELIRALPFLSWEGVNECYQAHLDGADNLAALYTLVTFLRMPLTRRLAQAERPVATTP
- the eif1A gene encoding translation initiation factor eIF-1A is translated as MSEESGRRNLRMPNDDEMFAVVTDMLGGGRVRLQCNDGKERMGRIPGRMRFRTWINEGDVVLIEPWDWQDEKADIEWRYKGQDADQLRREGHID
- a CDS encoding iron transporter; translated protein: MQRRTALRSGLTLVCGASLSGCLGALESDSAWRDLVVDRPEEVYVPPEIHGMATWTSVNADGYDLTLLASRPHGFWTVTGTETNQVAMREAHSVHLMAAVREPTSGRYLPAEVRVSIPRDGESLDRTLWPMLSQRMGPHHGDNVALPGPGTHAATVRVLPSGVRHRDPSTRFDPGVHDVEFEYDPAAIEALERTVLDEDRRGEPGAVEPMGHGRGEHAGGGGHGEGHPAVPTAPPAEAFPSRLGTGHVCGCRVVVALDGNHLIASMRTPYNGFPTPFASLSARIDRAGSSETRPLFESFDPEIGHHYGAPVEFAGGERVTIAVETPPQVARHEGYETAFLDRGEFSLRLPR